The Oncorhynchus kisutch isolate 150728-3 linkage group LG20, Okis_V2, whole genome shotgun sequence genome has a segment encoding these proteins:
- the LOC109865910 gene encoding peptide Y-like encodes MANTLRPWLILVVLVLGMLVCLGTFTDAYFTKPVSPDDNAPPEEWARYNTALRHYINLINRQRYGKRSAPESALGWLLLRDESEGDLTQRSGGSDRG; translated from the exons ATGGCCAACACACTGAGACCCTGGTTGATCCTTGTCGTCCTCGTCCTGGGCATGCTGGTTTGTCTGGGCACTTTCACGGATGCCTACTTTACCAAGCCGGTGAGCCCCGACGACAACGCGCCtccggaggaatgggccagataCAACACAGCGCTGCGACACTACATCAACCTCATCAATAGACAGAG GTATGGAAAGAGATCTGCACCTGAGTCAGCTCTGGGGTGGTTGCTGCTCAGAGATGAGTCGGAAGGCGATTTAACACAACG TTCGGGTGGCAGTGATCGCGGATAA